A single genomic interval of Lathyrus oleraceus cultivar Zhongwan6 chromosome 7, CAAS_Psat_ZW6_1.0, whole genome shotgun sequence harbors:
- the LOC127101620 gene encoding 26S proteasome non-ATPase regulatory subunit 8 homolog A has protein sequence MDPKLTEISQLFDRFKASFLRNDFDSSSNLLSQLKVLLTGFRSLPPLFADTPNAIQELTIARDIYEHAVVLSVKIEDQDAFERDFFQLKPYYTDARNRLPQSPQEYPILGLNLLRLLVQNRIAEFHTELELLSSTALENPCIKHAVELEQSFMEGAYNRVLSARQTVPHETYAYFMDLLAKTIRDEIAGCSEKAYDYLSINDAKQILLFSKDQELLEYIKEEHPEWEIKNGSVFFQKAKDSAPCKEIPSLQLINQTLSYARELERIV, from the exons ATGGATCCAAAATTAACCGAGATTTCTCAGCTCTTCGATCGATTCAAGGCTTCGTTTCTCAGAAACGACTTTGATTCCAGTTCCAATCTCCTTTCCCAGCTTAAG GTGTTACTAACAGGATTCAGAAGTCTTCCACCATTGTTTGCAGATACACCTAATGCTATTCAGGAGTTAACAATAGCAA GGGATATATATGAGCATGCTGTCGTCCTCAGTGTAAAAATCGAGGATCAAGATGCATTTGAAAGGGATTTCTTCCAGTTGAAACCTTATTATACAGATGCTCG CAACCGCCTTCCACAATCTCCTCAGGAGTACCCAATACTTGGTCTCAACCTGCTGAGACTACTTGTGCAGAATAGGATAGCTGAATTTCATACTGAGTTGGAATTACTTTCGTCAACTGCTCTAGAGAATCCTTGTATTAAGCATGCCGTGGAGTTGGAGCAATCTTTTATGGAAGGGGCTTACAACCGTGTCTTGAGTGCTCGGCAGACTGTGCCACATGAAACATATGCTTACTTCATGGATCTTTTGGCAAAGACAATCAG AGATGAGATAGCAGGATGCAGTGAAAAGGCATATGACTATCTTTCAATTAATGATGCTAAGCAAATATTGCTGTTCTCCAAAGACCAGGAGCTTTTGGAGTATATTAAAGAG GAGCACCCTGAGTGGGAAATTAAGAACGGTTCCGTCTTCTTTCAAAAGGCAAAAGACTCTGCACCTTGCAAAGAAATACCATCTCTGCAACTCATCAACCAAACACTTAGTTATGCTAGGGAGTTAGAGAGGATTGTCTGA